TTTTCGTTTTGTTTCCAATCGCAACACTCCTACATGAATTAGGACACTATATAACCGCTCGCTTAACCGGGATAAAAATAATTCAGATTAAAATGGGTATTGGGAACACGATATTAAAATTAAATGATGGACCTCTCCGTCTAGAAGTTAGAGTGTTGTTCTTTATTGGAGGTAGTACAAGCTGGGAATGTACCACTCAATCAAGACCTATCCAAAGAATGTTCATAGCTTTAAATGGTCCGATAGCGAATCTCCTGCTTGCATTCCTTGCATTTCATTATATGCATTACGTTGGGCTCCCTCTCATGGAGCAAACGTTACATATGTTCATGCTAGTAAACTTTTGGATCGCAATTGGTAACTTGATCCCTTATAAACTTAATAACAGAACATCTGATGGTTGGTTAGTGGTTCAAAATTTATCTGCACTTATGAATCGCAGTTCGAGTCACCATTAGCGGTCTATTCAAACGATTAATTTTCAAGAAACAAATACTGTGAAGGAAGGAAAAAGGTTGTTTTTCTCGAATAGTTTTAATAATTACAATTTATGTGGGGTTGACCAACATGTTTAAAAAAATGTTTAAGAATTATGATTATACAATGATTGTAATTGTGTTGTTATTATGTGCGATGGGTCTAGTTATGGTCTACAGCGCGAGTATGATTGAAGCAGTGGTTGAATATGGAAGGGAAAGTGATCATTTCTTCAACAATCAACTCATATGGATTTTTCTTGGCATTATTGTGTTCGTTGTGTTCATGATTCTTCCATACAAGGTGTATCAAAAATTCATCGTACCCATCACATTGCTCATGTTGTTGTCCTTAGGCTCAGTATTGTTATTTGGTAAAGAAGTGAACTATGCAAAATCATGGTTTTCCATTGCAGGATTCAGAATTCAACCTGCAGAATATGCAAAATTAGGTATTATTCTTTATTTATCATCTGTCTTTTCTAAGAAACAGAGCTACATATCAAATTTTAGGACAGGTATTGTTCCTCCGCTCATTGTACTATCATTAGTTTGTTTTTTGATCTTCGTTCAACCTGACTTAGGGAGTATGATGATCATTGCAATGACGGCAGGAGTCATTTTATTTTGCTCAGGGATGAAGTGGACACATTTAACGATAATGAGTTCAGTCTTATTATTCCTAGCCTTCATTGGCTTTAAATTTTTTCTGAGTAACGAGCAATTGTCCAGGTTTGCAGCAGCCTATCATCCATTTGAGGATCCGGTAGATAGTGGATTTCAATTGATAAATGGCTATTTAGCATTAGGTACAGGAGGCATGTTTGGAAAAGGACTAGGCCAAAGTGTCCAAAAATATGGCTTTCTTCCTGAACCTCATACAGATTTTATCATTACAATCATTGCAGAAGAGCTTGGTTTTGTCGGTGTCTTTGTCATTATCGCGATGCTCATGTATATTGTTTTCAAAGGAATGTATACAGGTCTACATTGTAAGGATGCCTTTGGAAGCTTGCTTGCAATTGGGATATCGGGAATGATAGGGATTCAAACTATTGTTAATTTAGGTGCGGCTTCTGGCATACTACCTGTAACGGGTGTTACGTTACCATTCATTAGCTATGGTGGTTCTTCACTCATCTTATTAATGATGAGTGTAGGGATTCTAGTCAATATCTCTATGTTTGTAAAATACCGAAAGCAGCAAACGCCTCCGGCAGACCAATCATCAGACCACTCATCAAAGCAAAAAACAAAGCTTAAAGTTGTATCACAGCATCGTGTATCTCAATAAGGAGGAATCAGAAATGCAAAAGATCAACAAAGTACTTGTAGCAAATCGAGGGGAAATAGCAATACGTATTTTCAGAGCTTGTACAGAATTGAATATCCGAACTGTAGCGGTATATTCTAAAGAAGATTCTGGATCGTTTCACCGTTACAAAGCGGATGAAGCTTACCTGATTGGTGAAGGGAAAAAGCCGATCGATGCATATCTTGATATTGAAGGGATTATCGAAGTGGCAAAACGTTATGGCGTGGATGCCATTCATCCCGGTTATGGTTTTCTTTCTGAAAATATTCACTTCGCAAAAAGGTGTAGAGAAGAAGGAATCACTTTTGTAGGTCCTGAAACTGAACACCTGCTCATGTTTGGAGATAAAGTTAGAGCAAGAGAACAAGCAATTAAAGCAGACATTCCAGTTATTCCGGGTACTAATGGTCCCGTTGAAACAGTTGATGAAGTAAAAAGATTCGCGAACGAAAATGGGTTTCCAGTGATCATTAAAGCTACCCTTGGTGGTGGCGGTCGAGGGATGAGAATTGTTAGGAATATGGCTTCTCTTGAGGACGCATACGACCGTGCAAAATCTGAAGCTAGAGCCGCTTTCGGTAAAGATGAAATCTATGTAGAAAAGTTTGTAGAAGACCCAAAACATATTGAAGTACAAATCATAGCGGATAGCTATGGTAATGTTGTCCATTTACATGATCGAGATTGCTCTGTACAAAGACGGCACCAAAAGGTTGTCGAAGTTGCTCCTAGTGTTTCATTAACGGAGGAGAAAAGGGAAGAAATATGTGAAGCAGCTGTTAAATTAATGAACAAAATTCAGTATGTGAATGCGGGTACCGTTGAGTTTCTTGTATCACCGGATGGTTCATACTATTTCATTGAAGTAAATCCCCGTGTGCAAGTAGAGCACACCATTACAGAAATGGTCACCGGTATTGATATCGTTCAGACTCAAATAATGATTGCTCAAGGCTATCAATTACATCAGGCGCCTATTTCTATACCTGCACAAGATCAGATTGCATGTCACGGTGTGGCCATACAGTGTCGTGTTACTACTGAAGATCCAGCTAACAATTTCATGCCAGATACCGGTAAGATTATGGCCTATCGTACAGGTGGTGGATTTGGTGTTCGCCTGGATGCAGGAAATGGGTTCCAAGGTGCTGT
This Pseudalkalibacillus berkeleyi DNA region includes the following protein-coding sequences:
- a CDS encoding site-2 protease family protein; amino-acid sequence: MLLMLIIVFVLFPIATLLHELGHYITARLTGIKIIQIKMGIGNTILKLNDGPLRLEVRVLFFIGGSTSWECTTQSRPIQRMFIALNGPIANLLLAFLAFHYMHYVGLPLMEQTLHMFMLVNFWIAIGNLIPYKLNNRTSDGWLVVQNLSALMNRSSSHH
- the ftsW gene encoding putative lipid II flippase FtsW is translated as MFKKMFKNYDYTMIVIVLLLCAMGLVMVYSASMIEAVVEYGRESDHFFNNQLIWIFLGIIVFVVFMILPYKVYQKFIVPITLLMLLSLGSVLLFGKEVNYAKSWFSIAGFRIQPAEYAKLGIILYLSSVFSKKQSYISNFRTGIVPPLIVLSLVCFLIFVQPDLGSMMIIAMTAGVILFCSGMKWTHLTIMSSVLLFLAFIGFKFFLSNEQLSRFAAAYHPFEDPVDSGFQLINGYLALGTGGMFGKGLGQSVQKYGFLPEPHTDFIITIIAEELGFVGVFVIIAMLMYIVFKGMYTGLHCKDAFGSLLAIGISGMIGIQTIVNLGAASGILPVTGVTLPFISYGGSSLILLMMSVGILVNISMFVKYRKQQTPPADQSSDHSSKQKTKLKVVSQHRVSQ